Within the Metasolibacillus fluoroglycofenilyticus genome, the region TGCAGAGTAAACGATTTGACCATTAACAATCGTATATTGTACTTGGAAATTTTCATCGATAATTACTAAATCCGCATCTTTTCCAGCATCAATATAGCCTTTTTGTGATAAACCTAGCTGTTTTGCGGCGTTGAATGAAGACATTTGAGCAAGTTCCTGCCAAGATGCACCGGTTGCCTGCTGCATATTCCGAAGTGCATCATTCATTTTCAAAACGCTACCGGCAAGTGCACCGTTTGCTAAATGAGCCCCCGATTTTGTCACATGGACTTCCTGCCCGCCTAAATCATATTCTCCATAAGCCAACCCTTTTGCCCGCATCGCATCTGTAATTAAAATGATTTTTTCTGAACCTTTCAAACGGTATGCTAAATCAACCATTTCTGGATGTATATGAATAAAGTCAACAATCATTTCGACATATACATCCTTTTCTAATAAAACAGTCCCTACAACGCCTGGCTCTCTATGATGCATTGCCCTCATTTGATTATACAAATGCGTTCCTTGTGTGACGCCCTGTGCAATAGCTTCTTTTGTTTCCCTTGCTGTAGCATTAGAGTGACCAATTGAAACGACAACCCCTAACTGCTGTGCATAGTTGACAAGCTCCATTCCTTGTTCTGGCGCAATAGTCATTTGTTTAATTGCGTTGCCACTTAATTCATGCCAACGTCGATATTTCTCAATTGAAGGCAATTGTATATACTCAATTGGCTGTGCACCTGCGCAATGAGGCGATATAAAGGGACCCTCTAAATGAATGCCTAATAAATTGGCTTCCCCCATTCCTTGCTGGAACCTCGCTACATTTTGCAATGCTGCTTCAATTATCGCTTCACTTTGCGTCATCGTCGTCGCTAAAAAACTTGTTGTTCCCTCTGCTACAAGTGCAGTAGCAAATTGATGGAGCGACGTAATTGTCGCATCCATCGTATCAACACCATTCGCCCCATGAATATGCATATCAATAAAGCCAGGTAAGCAATAATATCCTGTACAATCTATTCCTATAGCATTTTCATTCGTTTTTGTTATAGCCGCAATTTGTGTTCCTTCAATTTTCACACTACAATGCTCTGTTAAACAATCATGATTCACAACTGTAACATTTTCTAAAATGAGTGGCTTCGTCATAACTATCAGTCCTTAATTAATTTCAATATGAATTGCTTCTCCACTTTGTAGTTTGCCGCTTTCTTTCACTTTAATTTCCTTACCTTGTAAATTAGTAAATACGACAGGAGTGACAATTGATGGTGCTGCTGCGCTGACTAAAGGTAAATCAACTTTCAATAGCGGGTCACCTTTTTTCACCGTTTGACCTTGCTTAACGAATGTTTCAAAGCCTTCGCCATTTAATTTTACAGTGTCTAAACCTACATGAATTAAAATTTCTGTACCGTCTGCCGTTAGTAAGCCAATCGCATGCTGCGTTGGGAATATCATTGCAACCTCACCATCTACCGGTGAAACGAATATGCCATCAGTAGGGTTTACCGCAAAGCCCGGTCCCATCATACCTGTTCCGAATACTTGGTCGGGCACAGCTGTTAATGGTAATAGCTCACCTGTTGCAGGCATCGCTACATCCATTACGGCATTTACTGCTGGCTTTTGCTGCTCTTCATTTGGCATGATAGCTTCATTTTTTAATGGTGGATGCCCTTGCTTTAATCTCGTTTTCATCGCATCACCTAAAAACTCAACGGATGGTCCGATTACAACTTGTGCTGCTGTTTTGCTCATGCGCATAACGCCTCTTGCTCCGTAGCGTTTTAATAAGGCTTCATCGATTGCTGTCACATCCTTTAATGACATACGTAAACGTGTTGCACAATAATCAACTTCACTTATATTCGCTGGACCGCCAAGCCCTTCAATCATATAAAAAGCTTTTGTATCTAACACTTCATCTGCTGAACCTACAAGCTCTGCCTCTTCCTCATCATCCTCACGTCCAGGTGTTTTTAAATCCAATATTTTAATTAAGAAGTAGAATACAATGAAGTAAATTGCACCGAATACTAAGCCTATTAAAATAATTAATGCTGGCCTCGTCGCTATACCAAAATTTAGTAAATAGTCACTTAAACCCGCCGAGAAACCAAAGCCGTGTAATACACCTAGTGCTTCTGTAATATATAATGATACACCCGTTAATACAGCATGCACAAAGTATAATACTGGTGATAAGAACATAAAAGTAAATTCAATTGGCTCTGTTACCCCAGTTAAAAATGCGGTTAAAGCGATGGATAGGAACATCCCACCTACCGCAGCACGCTTTTCCTTTTTCGCGGCAAAATACATTGCTAAACATGCCGCTGGCAAACCGAACATCATAATCGGGAAAAAGCCTGCTAAAAACGTTCCTGCTGTTGGGTCTCCAGCTAAGAAACGGTTAATATCACCTTTCACAACATTCCCAGCTGCATTCGTAAATGAGCCGAAATCGAACCAAACAATCGTATTCATAACGTGGTGAAGACCGACTGGAATTAATAAACGGTTAAAGAAGCCATATAAGCCTACACCTAAACCACCTGCACCTAAAATCCATCCTGCCCCACTATCAATTACGGATTGAATAGGTGGCCAAATGACACCGAAAACAAATACTAATACGGTCATTGTAATCGATGTAATAATCGGTACGAAGCGCCTACCACCAAAGAAGGATAACCATTCTGGAAATTTCACGTTATAAAACTTATTGTATAATAACCCTGCAATAATACCTGAAATAATACCGCCAAACACACTCATATTAATCGCTTCATCGTATGCTTTTAAGCCACTAGTTAATACTAGATAGGCGATTGCACCTGCAAGCGCAGCTCCTCCGCTCGTATCAAAGGCTAACCCCATCGCAATCCCGATAGCAAATATAAGTGGTAGATTGCCTAAAATACCGTCACCAGCTGCTGCAATAATAGGTAAATTCAGCATATCCTCTTGCCCAAAACGAACGAGCAATGCTGCTGCTGGTAAGGTGGCAATTGGAAACATTAATGATTTACCAATTTTCTGTAAAAAAGCTAACATTGAATAATCCCCCTTTAATCTTTGGACTAGTTGTCTATACAAGTATACATAAAATGAAAACGCTTTTCTAGATTATTTTAAAAGAAGTTATAAATTTCGAAAAAGATAACTAGACATAGAAAGAACGAATCCCGAATATGCCGTTATATTGTTAAAGTTTTGAACCCGCTCTCTAGCAGGTGGGTGCCCGCTTCACTACATTAAACGTCCCGCTACGGTTAGGGGGGCATGTTTGCCGTAAGTGAAATAAAGGCTCCCATTCATTTAATGTTCGGTCAAAACATAGATTAACAACTAAAAAACAAACACTTCAGGATTCGTATTGATTATATTGTAGCACGAATAATCTGAATATTCAAGTTAATGGTATATTGCTTTTCACCTAATTTTGCTTTCTCTCTTTTAAAAGCTATAAAAAAATGGGTCTGTCCAAAAAGCCGTGCATAGCCGGCATTTTGGACAGTAGCGACAACATTTTACAAAAGTGTTGACTCATATAAATAGAGAAAGTTTCTTTTGAAAGTGGGACGAACACTAGCTTTAGCAGTGTTAACCTTCAGTAAAAGAGAGGAGATGAAAACTTTTATTTCAATGCGTCTTCAAAACAGAATGTACTTTTCAGACAGCCTCGGCTTTTTTATAGGTTAAGAGTGTTCTATTTTATTCTTTTTCTTTGCCAGCTGTTACTGCTAAATGTAGCTCTGTTAGTTGTGCATCAGCCACTTGTGCAGGTGCGTCTGTTAATAAGCAGCTTGCAGATGCCGTTTTTGGGAAGGCTATCGTGTCGCGTAAGTTCGTGCGACCAGCTAATAGCATCACTAAACGGTCAAGACCAAATGCTAAGCCACCATGTGGAGGTACTCCATATTCAAAGGCTTCTAATAAGAAACCAAACTGCTCATGCGCTTCCTCTTGTGTAAAACCAAGTAATGCAAACATTTTTTCTTGGAGTTCCCGCTCATAAATACGCAATGAACCACCACCTAGCTCATAGCCATTTAATACTATGTCATAGGCTTGTGCACGAACCGCTTGAGGATTCGTTTCCATTAAAGCGATATCTTCATCAAATGGACGTGTGAATGGGTGATGTGCTGCATAATAACGCCCTTCCTCTTCGTCATATTCGAATAATGGCCAATCAACAACCCATAAAAATGCGAATGTTGACTCATCGATTAAATTTAGCTCCTTGCCTAATTTTAATCGCAATGCACCAAGCGCATCGGCTACAACTGAAGCTTTATCGGCTACAAATAATAATAAGTCACCCGCCTCCGCTTTCGTCGCCTCTATAATCGCTGTTGCTGCAGCTCCTTCAAAGAACTTCGCAATTGGTCCGTTCAAGCCTTCTGTCGTTACTTTTAACCATGCAAGACCTTTCGCGCCGTAACGCCCAGCAAATTCACCTAATGCATCAATATCTTTGCGTGAATAGTTATCAGCGGCACCTTTTACATTAATTGCTTTTACTTCTCCGCCAGCCTTCACTGCATTAGCAAATACGCCGAAAGTAGAATCTTTTACAATCTCTGATAATTGCTGTAGCTCTAGACCGAAACGAACATCCGGCTTATCTGAGCCGTAACGTGCCATTGCCTCCTGATAGCTCATACGCTGGAACGGTGCTTCCACTTCAATTCCTTTTACATCACGCATTACTTGCTGAATTAAGCGCTCGTTCATGGCAATAATTTCATCCATCGTCATGAAGGATGTTTCAATATCGACTTGCGTAAATTCTGGTTGACGGTCCGCACGTAAATCTTCATCACGGAAGCAACGCGCAATTTGGAAGTACTTCTCAAACCCCGACACCATTAATAATTGTTTAAATAATTGTGGCGACTGTGGTAACGCATAAAATTCACCTTCGTGCACGCGAGAAGGAACTAAATAGTCACGTGCGCCTTCTGGTGTAGATTTTGTTAAAATCGGCGTTTCTACTTCTAAAAAGCCTTCATTTTGTAAAAAGTTACGAATTGTACGCGTTACATCTGAGCGCATTTTAAATGTATCGAACATTACAGGTCGGCGTAAATCTAAATAGCGATATTTTAAGCGTAAGTCCTCTGAAATTTCCGTTTTATCATCAATTGCAAAAGGAGGTGTTTTTGCTTCATTAATAATTGTTAAGGAAGAAGCAATCACTTCAATTTTACCTGTTTTAATATTTTGATTAATTTGTCCCTCCTGGCGAAGTACAACTTTTCCTGTTACCTCAATCACAAATTCGCTACGAATCTTTTCTGCAATTGCAAGTGCTTCGGGAGCCTCATCGCCAAATACAACTTGGACAATCCCTGTGCGGTCACGCATATCAACGAAAATCAACCCACCTAGATCGCGTCTTTTTTGTACCCACCCTTTTAATACTATTTCTTGACCGTGGTGCTGCTCATATACCTCACCACAAGCATGTGTTCTTTGTGCCATTATTTATTCCTCCAACATTATTTTTGCTCTAAAAGATAGTTCACTAAATCATGGAATGCAACTTTTTGCTGGTCGCCTGTTTCCATCGTTTTGACATTCACCGCTGCCTCCGCAAGCTCCATCTCTCCTAAAACAAGCACATACTTTGCACCTAAACGGTCTGCTGCCTTCATTTGTGCCTTCATCTTGCGATCAATGTAATCCATATCTGCCGAGATACCTTTTGCGCGGAAAGAGCTAATTAATTCTGCTGCCTTGACCTTTGCCTCAGCATCAATAGCAACAACAAATACATCTAGCTTATTATTCACGTTTAGCTCAATCCCCTCTGCTTCAAGCGCTAATAATAAACGCTCAATCGAAAGTGCAAAGCCAATGCCTGGCATATCTGGTCCACCGATATCCTCCACTAAACCGTTATAGCGCCCGCCACCGCAAAGTGTTGTAATAGCACCAAAGCCAGATGCTGTCGACATAATTTCAAATGCTGTGTGATTATAATAATCAAGCCCGCGCACTAAATTTGGATCAATTTCATACGCAATTCCTAGCGTATCTAAATACATTTTCACTTTGGCAAAATAGACTGCTGAATCTTCTGTTAAATAATCTGTTAATGCTGGTGCTGATACCATTAACGGATGCCCTGCGTCAACTTTACAATCTAAAATGCGAAGCGGATTTTTTTCTAAGCGTTTTTGACAGTCTGAGCAAAACTCTCCAATGCTTGGCTCGAAGTGTCCAATTAATGCCGCGCGGTGTGCATCGCGCGTTTCTTTATCACCTAGCGAGTTCAAAACAAGCTTTAAATCCTTTAAGCCAAGTGTGCTATAGACGTCCATCGCTAATGCAATAACCTCTGCATCAATTGCTGGGTCGGCTGAACCGATTGCCTCTACACCAAATTGTACGAATTGACGATAGCGCCCTGCTTGCTGACGTTCATAGCGGAACATCGGCCCCATATAGGATAGTTTCACGGGTTGGTCTGGCTGTCCAAACATTTTATGCTCAACATAGGCACGTACTGCCGAAGCCGTCCCTTCAGGTCGAAGTGTTAAAGAGCGCCCTCCACGATCATCAAATGTATACATTTCTTTTTGTACAATATCTGTCGTATCACCGACACCGCGTTGGAATAACTCAGTTGACTCAAACATTGGTGTGCGAATTTCGTTATACCGATAAACACGACATAATTCGCGAATTTTTTCTTCAATTAGCTGCCATTTCTCCGATTGTTCTGGCAAAATATCTTGCGTTCCTCTAGGTACTTTAAAGCTCATGATAAGCTCCCCTTTCCTCTTACTTCTTGCA harbors:
- the nagA gene encoding N-acetylglucosamine-6-phosphate deacetylase translates to MTKPLILENVTVVNHDCLTEHCSVKIEGTQIAAITKTNENAIGIDCTGYYCLPGFIDMHIHGANGVDTMDATITSLHQFATALVAEGTTSFLATTMTQSEAIIEAALQNVARFQQGMGEANLLGIHLEGPFISPHCAGAQPIEYIQLPSIEKYRRWHELSGNAIKQMTIAPEQGMELVNYAQQLGVVVSIGHSNATARETKEAIAQGVTQGTHLYNQMRAMHHREPGVVGTVLLEKDVYVEMIVDFIHIHPEMVDLAYRLKGSEKIILITDAMRAKGLAYGEYDLGGQEVHVTKSGAHLANGALAGSVLKMNDALRNMQQATGASWQELAQMSSFNAAKQLGLSQKGYIDAGKDADLVIIDENFQVQYTIVNGQIVYSASTDRH
- the nagE gene encoding N-acetylglucosamine-specific PTS transporter subunit IIBC — its product is MLAFLQKIGKSLMFPIATLPAAALLVRFGQEDMLNLPIIAAAGDGILGNLPLIFAIGIAMGLAFDTSGGAALAGAIAYLVLTSGLKAYDEAINMSVFGGIISGIIAGLLYNKFYNVKFPEWLSFFGGRRFVPIITSITMTVLVFVFGVIWPPIQSVIDSGAGWILGAGGLGVGLYGFFNRLLIPVGLHHVMNTIVWFDFGSFTNAAGNVVKGDINRFLAGDPTAGTFLAGFFPIMMFGLPAACLAMYFAAKKEKRAAVGGMFLSIALTAFLTGVTEPIEFTFMFLSPVLYFVHAVLTGVSLYITEALGVLHGFGFSAGLSDYLLNFGIATRPALIILIGLVFGAIYFIVFYFLIKILDLKTPGREDDEEEAELVGSADEVLDTKAFYMIEGLGGPANISEVDYCATRLRMSLKDVTAIDEALLKRYGARGVMRMSKTAAQVVIGPSVEFLGDAMKTRLKQGHPPLKNEAIMPNEEQQKPAVNAVMDVAMPATGELLPLTAVPDQVFGTGMMGPGFAVNPTDGIFVSPVDGEVAMIFPTQHAIGLLTADGTEILIHVGLDTVKLNGEGFETFVKQGQTVKKGDPLLKVDLPLVSAAAPSIVTPVVFTNLQGKEIKVKESGKLQSGEAIHIEIN
- the aspS gene encoding aspartate--tRNA ligase, with protein sequence MAQRTHACGEVYEQHHGQEIVLKGWVQKRRDLGGLIFVDMRDRTGIVQVVFGDEAPEALAIAEKIRSEFVIEVTGKVVLRQEGQINQNIKTGKIEVIASSLTIINEAKTPPFAIDDKTEISEDLRLKYRYLDLRRPVMFDTFKMRSDVTRTIRNFLQNEGFLEVETPILTKSTPEGARDYLVPSRVHEGEFYALPQSPQLFKQLLMVSGFEKYFQIARCFRDEDLRADRQPEFTQVDIETSFMTMDEIIAMNERLIQQVMRDVKGIEVEAPFQRMSYQEAMARYGSDKPDVRFGLELQQLSEIVKDSTFGVFANAVKAGGEVKAINVKGAADNYSRKDIDALGEFAGRYGAKGLAWLKVTTEGLNGPIAKFFEGAAATAIIEATKAEAGDLLLFVADKASVVADALGALRLKLGKELNLIDESTFAFLWVVDWPLFEYDEEEGRYYAAHHPFTRPFDEDIALMETNPQAVRAQAYDIVLNGYELGGGSLRIYERELQEKMFALLGFTQEEAHEQFGFLLEAFEYGVPPHGGLAFGLDRLVMLLAGRTNLRDTIAFPKTASASCLLTDAPAQVADAQLTELHLAVTAGKEKE
- the hisS gene encoding histidine--tRNA ligase; amino-acid sequence: MSFKVPRGTQDILPEQSEKWQLIEEKIRELCRVYRYNEIRTPMFESTELFQRGVGDTTDIVQKEMYTFDDRGGRSLTLRPEGTASAVRAYVEHKMFGQPDQPVKLSYMGPMFRYERQQAGRYRQFVQFGVEAIGSADPAIDAEVIALAMDVYSTLGLKDLKLVLNSLGDKETRDAHRAALIGHFEPSIGEFCSDCQKRLEKNPLRILDCKVDAGHPLMVSAPALTDYLTEDSAVYFAKVKMYLDTLGIAYEIDPNLVRGLDYYNHTAFEIMSTASGFGAITTLCGGGRYNGLVEDIGGPDMPGIGFALSIERLLLALEAEGIELNVNNKLDVFVVAIDAEAKVKAAELISSFRAKGISADMDYIDRKMKAQMKAADRLGAKYVLVLGEMELAEAAVNVKTMETGDQQKVAFHDLVNYLLEQK